In Porphyromonas cangingivalis, a genomic segment contains:
- the polA gene encoding DNA polymerase I encodes MKKKLYLLDAYALIYRGYFAFIRNPRINSQGKDTSAVFGFLLTFDEIRKKAKDDYLAVVFDPKGPTFRHETYPEYKAQREETPDSIRFGVPYIKEIIKGMGVQIYEVPRYEADDVIGTIAKRVGESGEAEVLMVTPDKDYGQLVSDNVFIYKPLKGAEFERIGPAEVVEKYGIRNHGQVIDLLALMGDASDNVPGAPGVGEKTAAKLLSQYDDVDDIYAHVSEIKGKLGERLAEHEALVRLSRELVTIVTDAPVDFALEDCKIREIDLPAITRIYEELEIKTLLKKVTEEATSTPAPSPTEVQQASLFGDLFAPKAETPAEEDTASDSLSSYRTISDEKPEYHTVTTLKGVEDLALRLMQSDVFAFDTETDGLDALTAGIVGASFACKEGEAWYIPLPEDKAEATALLAPLVPLFARKDILKVGQNIKFDLEVLMRYGITPCAPYFDTMIAHYLLNPELSHGMDYMSENYLGYRPIPITDLIGPKGKKQLSMRDVPVEKVAPYAAEDADVTLRLYHFLRPQIEERSLGSLFYDLEMPLMEVLMAMEQEGVALNTAELRTVATDMEARLSVLEKDIYESAGVEFNINSPKVVGEVLFDRLGLGSKHKKTKTGNYATGEEILQKLKSEHPVVEMILRYRGLRKLLSTYVEALPELINPATGRIHTTYNQTVAATGRLSSTNPNLQNIPIRDDDGREIRKAFTAHDPQTDVFVSADYSQIELRLMAHLCGDEALVEAFRTGQDIHAATAAKIFGVALDEVTSEMRRRAKTANFGIIYGISSFGLSERLSIPRKEASELIDGYFASYPKVKAYMDKVIAEAREKGYVETILGRRRYLKDIHAGNAVVRGYAERNAVNAPIQGSAADIIKLAMVRISERLEKEALGAKMILQVHDELNFSCPKAELDRLSVIIREEMEGVCPSLSVPLTVDIGSGDNWLQAH; translated from the coding sequence ATGAAGAAGAAACTATATCTCCTCGATGCTTATGCCCTGATATACAGAGGCTATTTCGCATTCATCCGCAACCCTCGCATCAACAGTCAGGGCAAGGACACTTCGGCCGTCTTCGGCTTCCTCCTCACCTTCGACGAGATCCGCAAGAAGGCCAAGGACGACTACCTTGCCGTGGTCTTTGACCCCAAGGGACCTACCTTCCGCCACGAGACCTACCCCGAGTACAAGGCTCAGCGTGAGGAGACACCCGACTCGATACGTTTCGGTGTTCCTTACATCAAAGAGATCATCAAGGGGATGGGGGTACAGATCTACGAAGTCCCTCGCTACGAGGCGGATGACGTCATCGGCACGATAGCCAAGAGAGTAGGAGAGAGCGGAGAGGCAGAGGTACTCATGGTCACTCCCGATAAGGACTATGGCCAACTCGTGTCGGACAATGTCTTCATCTACAAACCCCTCAAAGGGGCAGAGTTCGAGCGCATAGGCCCTGCCGAAGTGGTGGAGAAGTACGGCATCCGCAACCACGGTCAGGTCATCGACCTCCTCGCCCTCATGGGCGATGCTTCGGACAATGTCCCCGGTGCACCGGGGGTGGGCGAAAAGACAGCAGCCAAACTCTTGTCTCAATACGACGATGTGGACGACATCTATGCCCACGTGTCGGAGATCAAGGGCAAACTGGGTGAGCGTCTTGCGGAGCATGAGGCACTTGTGAGACTTTCGCGCGAACTCGTCACCATCGTCACCGATGCGCCTGTGGACTTCGCCCTTGAGGACTGTAAGATCCGTGAGATAGACCTCCCTGCGATCACTCGCATATATGAAGAGCTGGAGATCAAGACCCTTCTCAAAAAGGTCACGGAGGAGGCGACATCTACACCTGCCCCTTCCCCCACGGAGGTGCAGCAGGCTTCGCTCTTCGGGGATCTCTTTGCACCCAAGGCAGAGACGCCTGCCGAGGAGGACACGGCTTCGGATAGCCTTTCGAGCTACCGTACCATCTCGGACGAGAAGCCCGAATACCATACCGTCACCACGTTGAAGGGAGTCGAAGACCTTGCCCTCAGACTCATGCAGAGCGATGTCTTTGCATTCGACACGGAGACGGACGGACTCGATGCCCTTACCGCAGGGATCGTGGGGGCTTCGTTTGCCTGCAAGGAGGGCGAAGCGTGGTACATCCCCCTTCCCGAGGACAAGGCAGAGGCCACGGCTCTCCTCGCTCCCCTTGTACCTCTTTTTGCTCGCAAGGACATCCTCAAGGTGGGGCAAAACATCAAGTTTGACCTCGAAGTACTCATGCGTTACGGCATCACACCTTGCGCTCCCTACTTCGACACGATGATCGCTCACTACCTCCTCAATCCCGAACTTTCGCACGGCATGGACTATATGTCAGAGAATTATCTCGGCTATCGACCCATACCGATCACCGACCTTATAGGCCCTAAGGGTAAGAAGCAACTCAGCATGCGTGATGTGCCGGTCGAAAAGGTCGCTCCCTATGCGGCCGAAGATGCGGATGTCACGCTCCGTCTGTACCACTTCCTCCGTCCACAGATCGAAGAACGTTCGTTGGGGAGTCTTTTCTACGACTTGGAGATGCCACTCATGGAGGTCCTTATGGCGATGGAGCAGGAAGGAGTCGCCCTCAATACCGCTGAGCTACGCACCGTGGCGACGGATATGGAGGCTCGACTGTCGGTACTCGAAAAGGACATATATGAGAGCGCAGGGGTAGAGTTCAATATCAATTCGCCCAAGGTCGTGGGAGAGGTCCTCTTCGACCGCTTGGGACTGGGTAGCAAGCACAAAAAGACAAAGACAGGCAACTATGCCACCGGTGAGGAGATCCTCCAGAAGCTCAAGAGCGAGCACCCCGTGGTGGAGATGATCCTGCGTTATCGTGGTCTGCGCAAACTCCTATCGACCTATGTAGAGGCATTGCCCGAGCTCATCAACCCTGCCACAGGACGCATCCACACGACTTACAATCAGACCGTGGCTGCCACAGGGCGTCTCTCCAGCACCAACCCCAACCTCCAGAACATCCCCATCCGAGACGATGATGGGCGTGAGATCCGTAAGGCTTTCACCGCCCATGATCCACAGACGGATGTATTCGTGTCTGCGGACTACTCACAGATCGAACTCCGTCTCATGGCGCACCTCTGTGGCGATGAAGCACTTGTCGAAGCGTTCCGTACGGGGCAGGACATCCATGCTGCCACGGCCGCAAAGATCTTCGGTGTAGCACTCGATGAGGTGACTTCGGAGATGAGACGTCGTGCCAAAACGGCAAATTTCGGGATCATTTACGGTATCTCATCGTTCGGCTTGAGCGAACGCCTGAGCATCCCACGTAAGGAGGCATCCGAACTCATAGACGGCTACTTTGCCTCTTATCCTAAGGTCAAGGCCTATATGGACAAGGTCATCGCCGAAGCTCGTGAAAAGGGCTACGTCGAGACCATCCTTGGTCGTCGTCGTTACCTCAAGGACATCCACGCAGGTAACGCTGTCGTGAGGGGTTATGCCGAGCGCAATGCTGTCAATGCACCGATCCAAGGCTCTGCAGCAGACATCATCAAACTCGCTATGGTACGCATCTCAGAGCGTCTCGAAAAAGAAGCATTGGGGGCTAAGATGATCCTTCAGGTGCATGACGAACTCAACTTCTCTTGCCCCAAGGCAGAGTTGGATCGCCTCTCCGTCATCATCAGAGAAGAGATGGAAGGGGTATGCCCATCACTCTCAGTACCTCTCACTGTGGACATAGGCAGTGGTGACAATTGGCTCCAAGCGCACTGA
- a CDS encoding ComEA family DNA-binding protein, producing MRHTAILLLYTVVAVCLFSLSAKAQEPRREEHTELLLRHIDDDEERERVAEVLQTLLDHPLDLNKASSEELSTIPFFDAFFVRNLLLERSRRGGFRSVYDLKQISGAPILYLPLLEPFLTVSPMDEGQRPIPRRGRLHIGTGTDLSKGIKFTDRLAPMIHFESLSERSWSAYLVAERDRGEPAQPLHRGLFDHLSFTLTKAWAGHTDNALDHSLLIGDFRINTGQGLVMGMSRSYFSHLESRMGTPSFVRSPLRPHHSAREYGFLRGVAGRLSMSETLSLNLFCGYEALDAHLEGRQVLTLYRTGMHRTPSEQKHRNTARREVVGSYLSLDREAFHLGLLGVAHRYRGEEGTLIRHNPSGRQEPALTTALDWRVQAGDLLLWGESSLPIRQALATTAGFSLYDDYWGRWTLAGRYLGKDYATPYASPESRYSNARNEKALSATWHGEVGRGLLGTLYAEYYRSLVPDPRRRSEQGRLFSARLDYRHRDFMATIRWRSHLTDEDQRHSLRTTLDRTMSSGWTIKFGGQLSFRHLSALSKAVSLRLRYAQEKLQCEGGLHLFDARALPLRADAAYMPYSYYIPMLRGAGLRLITKVRLSLSPRTLLHLRYTPTLYFHRPTTPLSPLLDLALSHRLH from the coding sequence ATGAGACACACGGCAATACTACTCCTATATACGGTGGTGGCTGTGTGTCTCTTTTCATTGTCCGCAAAGGCTCAGGAGCCACGGAGAGAAGAGCACACCGAGCTCCTACTGCGTCATATAGATGACGATGAGGAGCGTGAAAGGGTCGCCGAAGTCCTGCAAACCCTCCTTGATCACCCTCTCGATCTCAACAAAGCCTCATCCGAGGAGCTCTCCACCATCCCCTTCTTCGATGCCTTTTTCGTCCGCAACCTTCTCCTCGAACGCTCACGCAGAGGGGGCTTTCGCTCCGTCTACGACCTCAAGCAGATCAGCGGAGCACCGATATTGTACTTACCGCTGTTGGAACCATTCCTCACGGTCTCTCCGATGGATGAAGGACAACGCCCCATCCCTCGTCGGGGTCGCCTCCATATCGGAACCGGCACAGATCTGTCCAAGGGGATAAAGTTCACCGACCGCCTTGCACCGATGATCCATTTCGAGAGCCTCTCCGAGCGTAGTTGGTCGGCTTATCTCGTCGCCGAAAGGGATAGAGGTGAGCCGGCCCAACCCCTGCACCGCGGACTCTTCGATCATCTCTCCTTCACCCTCACAAAGGCATGGGCAGGGCACACGGACAATGCCCTCGATCATAGTCTCCTCATCGGGGACTTCAGGATCAATACGGGTCAAGGGCTGGTGATGGGGATGTCACGCTCCTACTTCTCCCACCTCGAAAGCCGGATGGGCACACCCTCCTTCGTGCGCTCACCCCTCCGCCCACATCATTCGGCAAGGGAGTACGGTTTCCTTAGAGGGGTTGCAGGACGACTGTCGATGAGCGAAACCTTGTCGCTCAACCTCTTCTGCGGATACGAAGCCCTCGATGCTCATCTCGAAGGGAGACAAGTCCTCACCCTCTACCGCACGGGGATGCACCGCACACCCTCGGAGCAGAAGCACCGAAATACGGCTCGTAGGGAAGTCGTGGGGAGCTATCTATCCCTCGACAGAGAAGCCTTCCACCTCGGTCTGCTCGGTGTGGCGCACCGTTATAGAGGTGAAGAAGGTACACTCATACGGCACAATCCCTCGGGACGGCAAGAGCCTGCACTCACCACCGCCCTCGACTGGCGAGTACAAGCAGGCGATCTGCTTCTCTGGGGCGAAAGTTCGCTCCCGATCCGTCAAGCCTTGGCAACGACAGCAGGCTTCTCTCTGTACGATGATTATTGGGGTCGATGGACCTTGGCAGGGCGTTATCTGGGCAAAGATTATGCCACCCCTTACGCCTCCCCCGAGAGCCGATACAGCAATGCACGCAATGAGAAAGCTCTCTCTGCGACATGGCATGGAGAAGTCGGTAGAGGCCTGCTGGGGACGCTTTATGCCGAGTATTATCGCTCTTTGGTGCCCGACCCTCGTCGCCGCTCTGAGCAAGGGAGACTCTTCTCCGCTCGCTTGGACTACCGGCATAGAGACTTTATGGCGACCATCCGCTGGCGAAGCCACCTCACGGACGAAGACCAACGCCACAGCTTGAGGACGACCCTCGACCGCACCATGAGCTCCGGATGGACGATAAAGTTCGGAGGGCAACTGTCCTTCAGACACCTCTCGGCACTCTCCAAGGCCGTCTCTCTCCGTCTGCGTTATGCCCAAGAGAAGCTACAATGCGAAGGCGGACTTCACCTCTTCGATGCCCGAGCCCTCCCCCTCCGTGCCGATGCCGCATATATGCCCTACAGCTACTACATCCCGATGCTCCGAGGTGCAGGCCTGCGCCTCATCACCAAGGTGCGCCTATCCCTGAGCCCTCGCACCCTCCTTCACCTCCGCTACACCCCGACCCTCTACTTTCACCGTCCCACGACACCACTCTCACCCCTCCTCGATCTCGCCCTCTCCCATCGCCTCCACTGA
- a CDS encoding BACON domain-containing protein — protein sequence MKIKSLASWLTLISILVAFVGCRKDGNMPNDSAILELSVTALDFKNTGGTQQIEVITDQEEWIADTGADWISPIKDGNNIKVVVEPNRDGRPRQGRISVHAGDRHAQVIVKQVASEIVLKPQHSELHFTKAGGTIDVSFATNVKEVQIEVDETLKEWLTVDYVSGSHMISFNAQPNTGSAPRVGKIYLKATVTDFVEISIHQACTPKYILPYLDRRSTRFADINRFEIARGAALAYTPGVLPKNGSVEINPFYIYTADCEAFVQVNYLISPENKDYYTNAILLANEAKHLKDPSFDLFMKENGFEKEVVKDQIEYHHKTYPYYAYINIDESKNIYALNFEYEPRQVEPQETFKTVPMSERLDWLQFKDEEIQGKTYDEVKAVYDAEGLALPKPNKNGYTRADYSENNPETRLFDGFWFRLPKFGKTDQYTHKLYYMRRVYRDTTKAFYVVNDKAYITDEFKTFMKAAGYIYLGMDADQIFHRFGNLDTNTRYDVGYVIISGEGDGKPLLDIRVGRTDLSVFKPKE from the coding sequence ATGAAAATTAAATCATTAGCCTCATGGCTGACACTTATCTCAATCCTCGTTGCCTTTGTAGGATGTCGTAAGGATGGAAATATGCCTAATGACAGTGCGATTCTTGAACTCTCAGTGACTGCGCTCGACTTTAAAAATACGGGTGGTACGCAGCAGATAGAGGTCATCACCGATCAAGAGGAGTGGATCGCGGATACCGGAGCCGATTGGATCTCACCAATAAAGGATGGTAACAATATCAAGGTTGTTGTCGAACCCAATAGGGATGGTCGTCCACGCCAAGGACGTATTTCTGTACATGCAGGGGACAGACATGCACAGGTCATTGTCAAGCAAGTTGCTTCGGAGATTGTCCTTAAACCACAGCATTCAGAACTTCATTTCACTAAGGCTGGTGGTACGATAGATGTATCGTTTGCGACCAACGTCAAGGAAGTCCAGATCGAAGTGGATGAGACTCTCAAAGAGTGGCTTACTGTGGACTATGTCTCTGGATCTCATATGATCTCTTTCAATGCCCAACCCAACACCGGATCTGCTCCACGTGTCGGGAAGATATACCTCAAAGCCACAGTTACAGACTTTGTTGAGATCTCGATCCACCAAGCTTGTACCCCTAAGTATATCCTTCCATATCTCGATCGTAGGTCTACACGATTTGCAGATATAAATAGGTTTGAGATCGCACGTGGTGCAGCCTTGGCATATACACCGGGTGTCCTCCCTAAGAATGGAAGTGTGGAGATCAATCCTTTTTATATCTATACTGCAGATTGTGAAGCATTTGTTCAAGTCAACTATCTCATAAGTCCTGAGAATAAAGATTACTACACCAATGCTATCCTTCTTGCAAATGAAGCTAAACATCTCAAAGACCCTTCGTTTGATCTCTTTATGAAGGAAAATGGCTTTGAGAAAGAAGTCGTCAAAGATCAGATCGAATATCATCATAAAACCTATCCCTACTACGCATATATCAATATAGATGAATCTAAGAATATCTATGCACTAAATTTTGAATATGAACCCAGACAGGTTGAGCCACAGGAAACCTTTAAAACTGTCCCTATGAGTGAAAGACTCGATTGGTTACAGTTCAAAGACGAAGAAATCCAGGGTAAGACCTATGATGAGGTTAAGGCCGTTTATGATGCAGAGGGACTTGCTCTTCCAAAGCCTAATAAAAATGGCTATACTCGCGCTGATTATTCTGAAAATAATCCTGAGACTCGACTCTTTGATGGCTTTTGGTTCAGACTCCCCAAATTTGGAAAAACCGATCAATACACCCACAAACTCTATTATATGCGTCGTGTGTATAGAGATACGACGAAGGCATTCTATGTAGTCAACGACAAGGCATATATCACTGATGAGTTTAAGACTTTCATGAAGGCGGCCGGGTATATTTATCTCGGTATGGATGCTGATCAGATTTTCCATCGCTTCGGTAATTTGGATACAAATACGAGATATGATGTTGGCTATGTCATCATCAGTGGCGAAGGAGATGGCAAACCACTATTGGATATCAGAGTAGGGCGTACAGACTTATCAGTGTTTAAGCCTAAAGAATAG
- a CDS encoding PorV/PorQ family protein codes for MKRYSICATLLTLILGTTLSVSAQNNTLPILDITPSARALAMGSHTVGLSKGMYIYTNPASFFYNSIGNFNVSYTGQLHSSLEGAGRLQYHALGAGYKTGRHAFLAGLRYMGGLEYNLDDGTTLSPGWFTTDLTYAAKIWHGLVTSVGASFIRSKYDTSAMTVGCNASLHYGDQIAWVGRSWDYTVGASVVGVGLPLNYGDDRPKVDIPIRTDIGGEIATDIATDHRLSMAMATQLYVFPTQTQSVSVSGGMEYSFRRLCFVRGGYTHGQNDYRVASAGIGVSYRSFSIDATYHKILIEGGIGALTISIGHSF; via the coding sequence ATGAAAAGATACAGTATATGTGCCACTCTCTTGACCCTCATATTGGGGACAACCCTTTCGGTATCGGCACAGAACAATACTCTTCCCATACTTGATATCACTCCCTCGGCACGAGCACTCGCCATGGGAAGTCATACCGTAGGGCTCTCCAAAGGAATGTATATATACACCAATCCGGCGTCATTTTTTTATAATTCGATCGGAAATTTCAATGTCTCCTATACCGGACAACTTCATAGCTCTCTTGAGGGAGCCGGACGGCTACAGTATCATGCTCTTGGGGCAGGGTATAAGACAGGTCGTCATGCGTTCTTGGCGGGGCTGAGGTATATGGGAGGTTTGGAGTATAATCTCGATGATGGCACGACGCTCTCTCCCGGGTGGTTCACTACCGATCTGACTTATGCGGCAAAGATATGGCATGGGTTGGTTACGTCTGTGGGTGCTTCGTTTATACGGAGTAAGTACGACACCTCTGCAATGACAGTGGGCTGTAATGCCTCTTTGCATTATGGTGATCAAATCGCATGGGTAGGAAGATCGTGGGATTATACAGTCGGTGCGAGTGTCGTTGGGGTAGGTTTGCCTCTCAATTATGGTGACGATAGACCCAAGGTAGATATACCGATTCGTACAGATATCGGAGGTGAGATAGCTACCGACATTGCCACAGACCACCGCTTGTCCATGGCAATGGCTACTCAGCTATATGTGTTCCCTACGCAGACACAGAGTGTGTCGGTGAGCGGAGGTATGGAGTATTCTTTCAGACGTTTGTGTTTTGTCAGGGGAGGATACACTCACGGACAGAATGATTATCGGGTGGCTTCTGCCGGGATCGGTGTTTCTTATCGATCATTCTCAATCGATGCAACCTATCATAAGATCCTCATTGAGGGGGGCATTGGTGCTCTGACCATTAGTATCGGGCACTCGTTCTGA
- a CDS encoding S8 family serine peptidase → MKNYVLLGTAICAMSLFTNCKETYGFDDIEAPSTDVSVRNHTNRYAPQNAVPGVLLVKVAKTADVNLESFSASDLTLMGVSSPVMQAFKTLSVRSAERLFRPHPKFPNMEKRFGLDRWYRITFDETKSLDMALQSFDGQREFEVVEAEIRMQHPMSKSFSLPRPEPTEGIMVREAMIREEISKQTSFNDPELHRQWHYHNTGNLSHGQLRADINLFEAWKITTGRPDVIVSIVDGELYVQHEDLVESLWRNPGEIPGDGIDNDKNNYIDDIYGYSFVNNTGTLLGDQLGHGTHVAGTIAARNNNGKGLCGIAGGDGTADSGVRIMSCAIFGKDELSGGNADAIRYGANHGAVISQNSWGYAYPATTMPVHVKDAIDYFIKVAGCDDQGNQRPDSPMKGGVLFFAAGNDALMFDAHPARYDAVISVTAMAPSWKAASYTNYGLWTDIMAPGGELAHGDDHGVYSTMIPDCEWPQSKPGKLYAPMEGTSMACPHVSGVAALVVSKFGGPGFTNEDLKQRILGGLRPVNITEKNLDYPISTLGVGVIDAAMCLAENKGLAPEDIKDLSADISYTEMTLSWSAVADADDNFPVYYHLYSSAEPITSEADLAKAELRKIPAYNISPGTQLTANYSFLDDGRAYHYALFAIDRWGLKSKIVYKTFTTKKNTPPTGTFSTSLPVKVSKAMPVTFELKVKDAEGHAFEVGVHGESRGVSYSRKDDTVYFTIRAVAPEGKHLALVDLTDALGGRSTIEVPFEVIPYRAPALETAFGNMVIGRDTETLSIDLSDHFSLDPNFPIVCTVEVKDPSVATVKSEGGKLFITPGRNGVTRVTVYVTDGITEAVSSSFDLSVVNDKGDLVYSLSPNPVKTRLLLLVNPDMKKVDIDIRTIRGEQVYKKSMIVRASGKVPLNLKRLAMGTYTIYVKGELGVYKGSFVKL, encoded by the coding sequence ATGAAAAATTATGTATTGCTTGGTACAGCCATCTGTGCCATGAGTTTGTTCACAAACTGTAAGGAAACTTATGGATTTGATGACATCGAGGCCCCAAGCACGGATGTTTCGGTGCGCAACCATACCAATAGGTACGCGCCTCAGAATGCCGTTCCGGGTGTGCTCTTGGTCAAGGTCGCTAAAACTGCCGATGTGAATCTCGAATCATTTTCGGCATCTGATCTTACCCTTATGGGAGTTTCATCGCCTGTCATGCAAGCATTCAAAACTCTTTCAGTGCGTAGCGCCGAACGTCTCTTCCGTCCCCATCCCAAGTTTCCTAACATGGAGAAGCGTTTCGGTTTGGATCGCTGGTACCGTATAACATTTGATGAGACAAAAAGCCTTGATATGGCATTGCAGAGCTTCGATGGACAAAGAGAGTTTGAAGTGGTCGAGGCAGAGATACGCATGCAACACCCTATGTCTAAGTCTTTCAGCCTTCCACGTCCTGAGCCTACCGAGGGGATCATGGTACGAGAAGCGATGATCCGTGAGGAGATCAGCAAGCAAACTTCTTTCAATGATCCTGAGCTCCATCGTCAGTGGCATTACCATAATACGGGGAACCTTTCTCATGGTCAGTTACGTGCTGATATCAATCTTTTTGAGGCATGGAAGATCACTACAGGTAGACCCGATGTGATCGTCTCTATCGTTGATGGCGAGCTCTATGTACAGCATGAAGATCTTGTCGAAAGCCTTTGGAGAAATCCGGGAGAGATCCCCGGTGATGGCATAGATAATGATAAAAATAATTATATAGATGATATCTATGGCTACAGCTTCGTCAATAATACCGGAACCCTCCTTGGGGATCAGTTAGGGCATGGTACACACGTTGCCGGGACTATCGCTGCACGTAATAACAACGGTAAAGGACTCTGTGGAATCGCCGGAGGTGATGGTACGGCAGACTCCGGTGTGCGCATTATGTCCTGTGCTATCTTTGGTAAAGATGAGCTTTCGGGGGGTAATGCCGATGCAATACGTTATGGAGCCAATCACGGTGCTGTCATCAGCCAGAACTCTTGGGGATATGCATACCCTGCCACCACAATGCCCGTTCATGTCAAGGATGCCATTGACTATTTTATCAAAGTTGCCGGCTGCGATGACCAGGGTAATCAACGTCCCGACTCTCCGATGAAAGGTGGAGTGCTATTTTTCGCTGCGGGAAATGATGCTCTTATGTTTGACGCACATCCTGCACGCTACGATGCTGTCATCTCCGTTACGGCCATGGCACCTTCGTGGAAGGCAGCCTCATATACCAACTACGGTCTCTGGACTGATATTATGGCTCCGGGCGGCGAACTTGCTCATGGTGATGATCACGGTGTGTACAGTACTATGATCCCTGATTGTGAATGGCCTCAGTCCAAGCCTGGCAAGTTGTATGCCCCCATGGAGGGGACTTCCATGGCTTGTCCGCATGTCTCCGGTGTCGCAGCTCTTGTTGTATCCAAGTTTGGTGGTCCGGGCTTTACCAACGAAGATCTCAAGCAACGTATCCTCGGTGGACTACGCCCCGTAAACATTACCGAAAAAAACCTCGACTATCCAATCTCCACACTTGGAGTGGGGGTCATCGATGCTGCGATGTGTCTGGCTGAAAACAAAGGGTTGGCTCCTGAGGATATAAAGGATCTGTCGGCTGATATCTCTTATACCGAGATGACACTTTCGTGGTCTGCCGTAGCGGATGCCGATGATAACTTTCCTGTATATTATCACCTTTATTCATCTGCCGAACCCATAACTTCTGAAGCTGATCTCGCCAAGGCGGAGTTGCGTAAGATCCCTGCTTATAATATTTCACCGGGGACGCAATTGACAGCAAATTATAGCTTTCTTGACGATGGTAGAGCTTATCATTACGCCCTCTTTGCCATCGACCGCTGGGGACTCAAGAGTAAAATTGTCTACAAAACCTTTACGACTAAGAAAAACACTCCCCCAACGGGTACTTTCTCCACCTCCTTGCCGGTCAAGGTGTCGAAGGCCATGCCGGTGACATTCGAACTCAAGGTTAAGGATGCCGAAGGCCATGCTTTCGAGGTGGGTGTGCATGGCGAGAGTCGAGGAGTCTCATACAGCAGAAAGGATGATACGGTATACTTCACCATACGTGCTGTTGCCCCCGAAGGTAAGCATCTTGCACTCGTTGATCTTACTGATGCCTTAGGTGGTCGCTCCACGATAGAAGTGCCTTTTGAGGTAATTCCTTATAGAGCTCCAGCACTTGAGACAGCTTTCGGCAATATGGTGATCGGACGTGATACTGAGACTCTTTCCATCGACCTTTCAGACCATTTCTCCCTTGATCCCAACTTCCCCATCGTTTGTACTGTCGAGGTCAAGGATCCTTCCGTTGCTACTGTAAAAAGCGAGGGAGGTAAGCTGTTCATCACTCCGGGACGCAATGGTGTTACGAGAGTAACCGTATATGTGACCGACGGTATCACCGAAGCTGTGTCGTCATCTTTTGATCTCTCCGTAGTCAACGATAAAGGGGATCTCGTCTACTCTCTCTCCCCCAATCCGGTCAAGACACGTCTTCTACTCCTTGTTAATCCAGATATGAAGAAGGTGGATATAGACATCCGTACCATACGTGGTGAGCAGGTTTACAAGAAATCAATGATTGTCAGAGCATCAGGCAAGGTGCCTCTCAATCTTAAGCGCCTTGCAATGGGAACATACACGATCTATGTCAAGGGAGAGCTCGGGGTGTACAAGGGTTCTTTTGTCAAACTCTAA
- the hydE gene encoding [FeFe] hydrogenase H-cluster radical SAM maturase HydE has translation MPQCTVDLLATNHSLSDHELLDLLSTSDTETISYLHRRGREVALSVFGNKVYLRGLIEVSNFCRNDCYYCGIRRSNREVSRYRLSHEDVMSCCAEGYALGLRTFVLQGGEDPRQNIDWLVDLVTEMRQTYPDCAITLSLGEKTPEEYRRLKAAGANRYLLRHETFDAGHYGELHPEGMSRDYRIECLRTLKEIGFQTGTGIMVGSPGQTLEHIIKDLRFIQDLQPEMIGLGPFIPHHATPFADRRAGTVDLTLRLIAICRLMLPHALIPATTALASLPGQGRLGGILAGANVVMPNLSPSSFRKDYSLYDNKAAFGSESAQGIRMLQEQFATIGYEVSMERGDHPDIEV, from the coding sequence ATGCCACAATGCACGGTTGATCTCTTAGCGACGAACCACAGTCTATCTGACCACGAACTACTCGACCTCCTTTCGACCTCCGATACAGAGACCATCTCGTACCTGCATCGGAGAGGAAGGGAGGTCGCCCTTTCTGTATTTGGCAACAAGGTCTACCTCCGTGGCTTGATCGAGGTGAGCAACTTCTGTCGCAACGACTGCTACTATTGTGGCATCCGTCGTAGCAATAGGGAAGTGTCTCGTTATCGTCTCTCACACGAGGATGTGATGTCGTGTTGTGCCGAAGGGTATGCCTTGGGCTTGCGCACCTTCGTCCTCCAAGGGGGCGAGGACCCCCGACAAAACATCGACTGGCTCGTCGACCTCGTCACCGAGATGAGACAGACCTATCCCGACTGTGCCATCACCCTTTCCCTCGGGGAGAAGACGCCCGAAGAGTACCGACGTCTCAAGGCTGCCGGTGCCAATCGTTATCTCCTCCGACACGAGACCTTCGATGCCGGACATTATGGCGAACTGCACCCGGAGGGGATGAGTCGGGACTATCGTATCGAATGTCTCAGGACGCTCAAAGAGATAGGGTTTCAGACCGGTACGGGCATCATGGTAGGCAGTCCGGGACAGACGCTCGAACACATCATCAAGGACCTCAGATTTATCCAAGATCTTCAGCCGGAGATGATCGGCTTGGGACCATTCATCCCACACCACGCCACTCCTTTTGCTGACAGACGTGCCGGCACCGTTGATCTCACTCTGAGACTCATCGCCATCTGTCGACTCATGCTCCCCCATGCCCTCATACCTGCCACCACCGCACTTGCCTCTCTACCGGGTCAAGGTCGCCTCGGGGGTATCCTCGCAGGGGCAAATGTCGTCATGCCGAACCTCTCCCCCTCCTCCTTCCGTAAGGACTACTCCCTCTACGACAACAAAGCCGCCTTCGGAAGTGAGTCTGCCCAAGGCATCCGTATGCTCCAAGAGCAGTTCGCCACCATCGGCTACGAGGTCTCCATGGAGCGCGGAGATCATCCTGACATCGAGGTTTGA